From one Rosa rugosa chromosome 4, drRosRugo1.1, whole genome shotgun sequence genomic stretch:
- the LOC133744696 gene encoding uncharacterized protein LOC133744696, translated as MDARLEAGASYTWRSILAGRRVLCTGMRFQVGSGHDISVWDDKWLPVPYNFKPFSLPMEGLEDLKVVDLIDPDVKAWQLDLLQELFTPHEVDVIASIPLSLRHTEDRLVWHFDKKGCYNVKSGYFAWREAREASSTASSSSNATGRQLGRYWAAVWKMHVPAKVKAETSLHIFKECTAIKSFWLEGPLKLAPHNHPAPNICEWMWSMIDTLSTEEQGLFCTSLWAVWAERNKVLWQGSVLNPASLAQWVGQYLEVFQTYHYKPSVKQKRLKTKWECPPSGRLKINVDGAFRIAHNCGGIGVVVRNDAGVGVTTLARPHLHAHSALHMEVEECRAGLLLGIHQGWTDVDIESDSILLITALSRDEEDLSEVGRVLEDCKAYMTVF; from the exons ATGGATGCAAGGTTAGAGGCTGGAGCTTCATACACTTGGAGAAGTATATTGGCTGGTAGGCGAGTTTTGTGTACAGGAATGAGGTTCCAAGTTGGTAGTGGGCATGATATTTCTGTTTGGGATGATAAATGGCTCCCGGTGCCTTATAATTTCAAACCGTTCTCTTTGCCAATGGAGGGACTCGAAGATTTGAAGGTGGTGGATTTGATCGATCCAGATGTTAAAGCCTGGCAGCTGGATTTGCTGCAGGAACTTTTTACACCTCATGAGGTAGATGTCATTGCTAGTATACCTTTGAGTTTGAGACATACAGAAGATCGCTTGGTTTGGCATTTTGACAAAAAGGGCTGTTACAATGTTAAAAGTGGGTACTTTGCCTGGAGGGAAGCTAGAGAAGCTTCGTCAACTGCCTCTTCTTCTAGCAATGCGACTGGTAGGCAGTTGGGTCGGTATTGGGCTGCAGTCTGGAAGATGCATGTACCAGCTAAAGTCAAG GCAGAAACTAGTCTACATATTTTCAAAGAATGTACTGCCATTAAATCTTTTTGGTTGGAGGGCCCACTAAAGCTAGCTCCCCATAATCATCCTGCTCCAAACATATGTGAATGGATGTGGTCTATGATTGATACGTTGTCTACTGAGGAGCAAGGCTTGTTTTGCACTTCTTTATGGGCCGTCTGGGCTGAAAGAAATAAGGTCTTGTGGCAGGGGTCTGTGCTTAATCCAGCTTCCTTGGCTCAGTGGGTTGGGCAATATTTGGAAGTTTTCCAAACATATCATTACAAGCCTAGTGTGAAGCAGAAGCGTCTGAAGACAAAATGGGAATGCCCTCCAAGTGGGAGGCTCAAAATTAATGTTGATGGGGCGTTTCGTATTGCGCATAATTGTGGAGGTATTGGGGTAGTCGTTAGAAATGATGCAGGTGTGGGAGTCACAACTTTAGCTAGGCCTCATTTACATGCTCACTCCGCTTTGCATATGGAGGTTGAAGAGTGTAGAGCGGGTCTTTTACTTGGTATCCACCAAGGTTGGACGGATGTTGATATTGAAAGTGACTCTATCCTATTGATTACTGCCCTGAGTAGGGATGAGGAGGATTTGTCCGAGGTGGGTCGTGTCTTGGAAGATTGTAAAGCTTACATGACGGTTTTTTAG